Proteins encoded in a region of the Jatrophihabitans sp. genome:
- the paaZ gene encoding phenylacetic acid degradation bifunctional protein PaaZ, with protein sequence MKRGSLVAELLRSYLCDQWVTPTGDGFDLLDASTSQPVARWSTEPVDVAAAYSYARTVGGPALRRLTFTERAAILKQLAGYLNDRREADYYPLSYATGATLFDSKFDVDGGIGVLFAYSSRGRRELPDSTVYIDGPVDQLSKDGSFAAQHIYTSRRGLALFINAFNFPVWGMLEKFAPAFLAGVPVVVKPAEQTSYLTEKVFADMVESGLLPPGAISLVCAAPDGLLEHLTGQDVVSFTGSAATARQLRQHPVVNRESVKFTAEADSLNCAILGPDAVTGQPEFDLFIRELSREITVKAGQKCTAIRRAFVPSGQLDAVIETLTARLSKVVVGDPRTPGTTMGALATLEQRDELAANLRKLEAGADVVIGGLGSAAAQALPENGAFVAPTVLRARSATAEAVHTVEPFGPVATLIGYQDADEVIELAALGEGSLVGSVYSYDPDFVRDVVLGAAAHHGRILVVDRDDARSSTGHGSPLPLLVHGGPGRAGGGEELGGVRGVLHFMQRTAVQGSPRALAAVTGRWTPGAPTITEDEHPFRKHLEDLAIGQVLFTDSHTVTAEDIEQFVALTGDSFYAHTDPEAAAANPLFGGIVAHGYYVISRVAGLFVDPAPGPVLANYGLDNLRFITPVKVGDSIRAQLTCKEKKARQTEAYGEVRWDLIVRNQDDELVATYDVLTLVAKRDS encoded by the coding sequence ACTCCTACGCCCGCACGGTGGGCGGCCCGGCGTTGCGCCGGCTGACCTTCACCGAGCGCGCCGCGATCCTCAAGCAGCTGGCCGGCTACCTCAACGACCGGCGCGAAGCCGACTACTACCCGCTGTCCTACGCCACCGGCGCCACCCTGTTCGACTCCAAGTTCGACGTCGACGGCGGCATCGGAGTGCTGTTCGCCTATTCCTCCAGGGGTCGCCGCGAGCTGCCGGACTCCACGGTCTACATCGACGGCCCGGTCGATCAGCTGTCCAAGGACGGCTCGTTCGCGGCCCAGCACATCTACACCTCCCGGCGCGGGCTGGCGTTGTTCATCAACGCCTTCAACTTCCCGGTGTGGGGCATGCTCGAGAAGTTCGCGCCGGCGTTCCTGGCCGGCGTTCCGGTCGTGGTCAAGCCGGCTGAGCAGACGTCCTACCTGACGGAGAAGGTCTTCGCCGACATGGTCGAGTCGGGGCTGCTGCCCCCGGGCGCCATCTCGCTGGTCTGCGCGGCGCCCGACGGGCTGCTCGAGCACCTCACCGGCCAGGACGTCGTCTCGTTCACCGGCTCTGCCGCCACCGCCCGGCAGCTGCGCCAGCACCCGGTGGTCAATCGCGAGTCGGTGAAGTTCACCGCCGAGGCGGACTCGCTCAACTGCGCGATCCTCGGCCCGGACGCGGTCACCGGCCAGCCTGAGTTCGACCTGTTCATCCGCGAGCTGAGCCGCGAGATCACCGTCAAGGCCGGCCAGAAGTGCACCGCGATCAGGCGCGCGTTCGTGCCGTCCGGCCAGCTTGACGCGGTCATCGAGACGCTGACCGCCAGGCTGTCCAAGGTGGTGGTCGGTGACCCGCGCACCCCAGGCACCACGATGGGAGCGCTGGCCACCTTGGAGCAGCGCGATGAGCTGGCGGCGAACTTGCGCAAGCTGGAGGCCGGGGCCGATGTGGTGATCGGCGGCCTGGGCTCCGCGGCTGCCCAGGCGCTGCCCGAGAACGGGGCATTCGTGGCGCCGACCGTGTTGCGCGCCCGCAGCGCCACCGCCGAGGCGGTGCACACCGTGGAGCCGTTCGGCCCGGTGGCCACCCTGATCGGTTACCAGGACGCTGACGAGGTCATCGAGCTCGCCGCCCTGGGCGAGGGCTCGCTGGTCGGATCGGTCTACTCCTACGATCCCGACTTCGTCCGCGACGTGGTTCTGGGAGCGGCGGCTCACCACGGCCGGATCCTGGTAGTCGACCGTGACGACGCGCGGTCCTCCACCGGCCACGGCTCGCCGCTGCCGCTGCTGGTGCACGGCGGCCCAGGCCGGGCCGGTGGCGGTGAGGAACTCGGCGGTGTCCGGGGCGTGCTGCACTTCATGCAGCGGACCGCCGTGCAGGGCTCGCCGCGGGCGCTGGCAGCCGTCACCGGACGCTGGACACCTGGCGCGCCGACGATCACCGAGGACGAGCACCCGTTCCGCAAGCACCTGGAGGATCTGGCTATCGGGCAGGTGCTGTTCACCGACAGCCACACCGTCACCGCTGAGGACATCGAGCAGTTCGTGGCGCTGACCGGTGACTCGTTCTACGCCCACACCGATCCCGAAGCCGCCGCGGCCAACCCGCTGTTCGGGGGCATCGTCGCGCACGGTTACTACGTGATCTCCCGGGTCGCCGGCCTGTTTGTGGACCCCGCGCCGGGACCGGTGCTGGCCAACTACGGTTTGGACAACCTGCGCTTCATCACACCGGTCAAGGTCGGTGACTCGATCCGCGCCCAGCTGACCTGCAAGGAGAAGAAGGCGCGCCAGACCGAGGCCTACGGCGAGGTGCGATGGGATCTCATCGTCCGCAACCAGGACGACGAGCTGGTGGCCACCTATGACGTGCTGACCCTGGTGGCCAAGCGCGACAGCTGA